A stretch of Terriglobales bacterium DNA encodes these proteins:
- a CDS encoding VOC family protein — translation MATKGLVANKVKPIPEGFHTITPYLTVQGATKLMDFLKQAFGAEETLRTTRPDGTIGHAQMKIGDSFVMIADAGDPWKPMPTGIYLYVTDTDATYKRALQAGATSLMEPADMFYGDRNAGVQDPSGNFWWISTHIEDISNDELLKRAESFGKAQQK, via the coding sequence ATGGCAACAAAAGGACTTGTGGCCAACAAAGTTAAACCCATCCCAGAAGGTTTTCACACGATCACGCCTTACTTAACAGTTCAAGGTGCGACCAAGCTGATGGATTTTCTCAAGCAGGCCTTTGGAGCAGAGGAGACCCTGCGCACGACGCGTCCGGATGGCACCATCGGACACGCACAGATGAAGATTGGTGACTCGTTTGTGATGATCGCCGATGCCGGCGATCCATGGAAGCCGATGCCCACGGGGATTTATTTGTATGTGACCGACACCGATGCTACGTACAAGCGCGCACTCCAGGCAGGCGCTACCTCGCTCATGGAGCCAGCGGACATGTTCTATGGCGACCGCAACGCGGGAGTGCAGGACCCGTCTGGCAACTTCTGGTGGATCTCCACGCATATTGAGGACATCTCTAACGACGAGCTGTTGAAGCGTGCGGAGTCTTTTGGTAAAGCGCAGCAGAAGTAA
- a CDS encoding lysophospholipid acyltransferase family protein: MKEVLRSAIRLAHVAWRATSSLTEYAYLRLKLRRSLSYSERALWLQRCCRKILPHLGFKVAWHGTPPTSGLLVSNHLSYMDILAFSSITPCCFLSKVEVRRWPVFGLVAQTAGTIFLDRRNPAALLRANEELGEMLAQGTLVIVFPEGTTSDGSSVLPFHASLFQAAVNSEVAFTPAYITYSVSDGSLAEDVCFWRDMTLVPHLLNLLSKRTLQAFVSFAPAEKGFQSRKEAAERMYSQVIALAAAQEGSPARVTTVSSTPQVAVSDHAEIDASI; encoded by the coding sequence GTGAAGGAAGTTCTGCGATCCGCAATTCGCCTGGCCCACGTCGCCTGGAGAGCAACATCATCTCTCACCGAATATGCTTACCTTCGTTTGAAGTTGCGCAGAAGTCTCTCTTACTCTGAGCGCGCATTATGGCTTCAGCGTTGCTGCCGTAAAATTCTTCCTCACCTCGGCTTTAAGGTAGCCTGGCATGGCACCCCACCCACCTCCGGGCTGTTGGTCTCGAACCACCTCAGCTACATGGATATCCTGGCGTTTAGCTCTATCACCCCTTGCTGCTTCCTCTCGAAAGTCGAAGTGAGGCGCTGGCCCGTCTTCGGACTCGTAGCACAGACTGCCGGAACGATTTTTCTTGATCGCAGAAATCCGGCAGCGTTGCTGCGCGCCAATGAAGAATTGGGCGAGATGCTCGCGCAAGGCACGCTGGTGATTGTATTTCCTGAAGGCACAACTTCCGATGGCAGCTCTGTGTTGCCCTTTCACGCTTCCTTGTTTCAGGCCGCAGTAAATTCGGAGGTTGCGTTTACCCCTGCGTACATAACTTATTCCGTCAGCGACGGCTCGCTGGCTGAAGATGTGTGCTTCTGGCGCGATATGACTCTGGTCCCGCACCTCTTGAATCTGCTCTCCAAACGCACTCTTCAGGCTTTTGTAAGCTTCGCTCCTGCTGAAAAGGGTTTCCAAAGCCGCAAAGAAGCTGCGGAACGAATGTATTCCCAGGTAATCGCTCTGGCGGCAGCACAAGAGGGATCTCCGGCGCGCGTCACAACTGTCTCTTCAACTCCGCAGGTCGCCGTTTCCGATCACGCTGAGATAGATGCCTCGATTTAG
- a CDS encoding trypsin-like peptidase domain-containing protein: protein MPKSIELLSSSGFSEHPVVHPSTDDSYLLDDYSRTVTSVAERVSRSVVKIDVEQQRGPAAAVQSGSGSGFVFTPDGFIITNSHVVHGASKIQVKTLDGESFSAHLVGEDPDTDLALIRIDAPHLFAVTLGDSQSIRVGQLAIAIGNPYGFQYTVTAGVVSALGRSLRSQSGRLIEDVIQTDAALNPGNSGGPLVNARGEVIGVNTATILPAQGLCFAISVNTAKFIAGRLIIDRFIRRSYIGLQAQTAPLNRTIAKFHGVENKTGALALTIEPKSPAERAGMREGDVIVRFGGEEILGVDSLHKLLNEERTGSATPVVVLRGRNKLELVVTPEPRVS, encoded by the coding sequence ATGCCAAAGTCCATAGAACTGCTCTCTTCTTCCGGCTTTTCTGAGCATCCGGTGGTTCATCCCAGCACAGATGACAGCTACCTGCTCGACGACTACTCTCGGACGGTCACCTCAGTAGCCGAGCGTGTGAGCCGGTCTGTAGTAAAAATTGATGTCGAACAGCAGCGCGGGCCGGCAGCGGCGGTTCAGAGCGGAAGTGGCTCGGGGTTTGTCTTCACGCCCGATGGTTTCATCATCACTAACAGCCACGTGGTGCACGGCGCATCCAAGATCCAGGTCAAGACGCTTGATGGCGAGTCTTTCTCCGCCCATCTGGTAGGGGAAGATCCTGATACTGACCTAGCGCTGATTCGCATTGATGCCCCGCATCTATTTGCGGTGACGCTGGGGGATTCCCAGTCTATTCGGGTGGGCCAACTGGCGATTGCCATCGGGAACCCTTATGGCTTCCAGTACACGGTGACGGCTGGAGTCGTGAGTGCGCTGGGCCGCAGCCTGCGCTCACAATCTGGGCGCCTGATCGAAGACGTAATTCAGACCGATGCAGCGTTGAATCCGGGAAACTCCGGTGGGCCGCTGGTGAATGCGCGCGGCGAGGTCATTGGGGTCAACACGGCGACGATTTTGCCTGCGCAGGGCCTCTGCTTTGCCATCTCGGTGAACACGGCGAAGTTCATTGCCGGCAGGCTTATCATAGACAGGTTTATCCGTCGCAGCTATATAGGGTTGCAGGCGCAAACCGCGCCGTTAAACCGGACCATTGCCAAATTTCATGGCGTGGAAAACAAGACGGGTGCGCTGGCACTGACGATTGAGCCCAAGAGCCCGGCCGAGCGCGCGGGCATGCGGGAGGGGGACGTGATTGTCCGCTTCGGAGGCGAGGAAATTCTTGGTGTTGATAGTCTGCATAAGCTGTTGAACGAAGAGAGGACCGGATCCGCAACTCCTGTGGT
- a CDS encoding GNAT family N-acyltransferase — MSAQSGNKIESWGWIQAAIPEIQPCLELQDTVQYQVRLARGGKEVAAACRLRFRVFNLETQSGLESSYLTGMDADEFDAVCDHLVVVHKPSRQIVGTYRMQTGASAGRHIGYYSAKEFDFAPYEGLRREIIELGRACIRRDHRSFKVLTLLWRGIVEYARQRGGRYLIGCSSISSQDPAVGTAVFDRLNSFLIDPPLRTAATPEYAFELQPGCVEEPEVPKLLSAYLSMGAVICGPPALDREFKTIDFLTFFDLDAMSESRRRFLGRSRHTLA, encoded by the coding sequence ATGAGTGCGCAATCCGGCAACAAGATTGAGAGTTGGGGTTGGATTCAGGCCGCGATTCCTGAAATTCAGCCGTGCCTTGAGCTACAGGATACAGTCCAATACCAGGTTCGTCTGGCAAGAGGCGGCAAAGAGGTGGCTGCCGCCTGCCGGCTGCGCTTCCGGGTCTTTAACCTTGAGACCCAGAGCGGATTGGAATCCTCATATCTCACCGGCATGGATGCCGATGAATTCGATGCGGTATGCGACCACCTGGTCGTAGTGCACAAGCCCTCACGGCAAATCGTGGGTACCTATCGCATGCAGACGGGGGCATCCGCCGGGCGCCATATTGGCTACTACAGCGCAAAAGAATTTGATTTCGCCCCTTACGAGGGCCTGCGCAGAGAAATTATCGAGTTGGGCCGCGCTTGCATTCGCCGCGACCATCGCTCCTTCAAAGTCTTAACTCTGCTGTGGAGAGGCATTGTCGAGTACGCGCGTCAGCGCGGTGGACGTTATCTGATCGGCTGCAGCTCCATCAGCTCGCAAGATCCCGCTGTGGGTACCGCTGTGTTTGACCGGCTGAACTCTTTCCTGATTGATCCGCCGCTGCGCACCGCCGCCACGCCGGAATACGCGTTTGAACTCCAGCCCGGGTGCGTTGAAGAGCCAGAGGTTCCCAAACTCCTGAGCGCTTATCTTTCCATGGGGGCCGTTATCTGCGGTCCGCCCGCGCTTGACCGGGAATTCAAGACCATTGATTTTCTGACCTTCTTCGACTTGGATGCCATGTCTGAATCTCGCAGACGATTCCTGGGACGCAGCCGCCACACACTTGCTTAA